CACGTCTAAATGCAATTCTGTTTTCTAGTTGGTTAGCAATATTTTCAGCAACTAGTTGGGCAGATAAATCTTGGTATTTGATTTCTTCAACGTTGATGATGATTCTTTTGCCTGGAGCGATTTTTTCAATCTTAGCTTTTAGTTCTTCAACTCCAACACCACCTCTACCGATTACCATTCCTGGTTTTCCTGTGAAGATTGTAATCTTTAGGTTGTTTACTGCTCTTTCAATTTCAATATCTGCAATTCCAGCTTCAAAAGCTGTCTTTTTGATAAATTCTCTTATCTTTACGTCTTCTACTAGAAGGTCAGAAAAGTCTTTTTTATCAGCGAACCATTTGGAGTCCCAATCTCTGATTACGCCTACTCTATATCCTTTAGGGTTTACTTTTTGTCCCATATTAATCCTACCTTTCCTCTATATCCGCTAACACTACGCCGATATGACTTGATCTTTTTAATATTGGGTATGCAGCACCCTTAGCTTTAGGTCTGTATCTTTTCATAGTTGGAGCATCATTTGCGTATGCTTTTTCTACGTATAGATCTTCTCTGTCAAGTCCGTCGTTGTTTTCAGCATTGGCAATGGCACTTTTTAGTACTTCTTCAAGTAGTCTTGCACCTTTCTTGTTAGTAAATCTTAAGATGTTTAGTGCTTCGTCTACTTGTTTGCCTCTGATTTCTCTTGCTATATAGTTAACTTTTAGAGGAGATATTCTTTGATATTTAGCTATTGCTTGTACTTTCATTTATCTCTCCTAACGCATTTTGCTTTTCATTTCAGTTGCCTTTTTAGCGTGGCCTCTGAATGTTCTTGTTGGCACAAATTCGCCAAGTTTATGACCTACCATATCTTCTGTGATATAGATTGGAACGTGTTTTCTTCCGTCATGAACTGCTATTGTGTGTTCTACAAATTCAGGGAATATTGTAGAACGTCTTGACCATGTTCTAATTACTTTCTTTTCATTTTTTTCATTTAATTCGTCTATTTTCTTCATTAAATGATCATCGACAAATGGTCCCTTTTTAAGTGATCTAGCCATTATATCCCCCTATTTTTCGTTTCTTCTTCTTACGATGTATGCAGAAGATTGTTTTTTCTTATTTCTAGTCTTAACACCGATAGCTTTCTTGCCCCATGGTGTCATTGGAGCTGGTCTACCAATTGGTGCTCTACCTTCACCACCACCGTGTGGATGGTCTACTGGGTTCATTACTGATCCTCTTACGTGAGGTCTCTTGCCTTTATATCTAGATTTACCTGCTTTACCAACTCTTATAAGTTCGTGTTCAGAATTTCCTACTGTACCGATAGTTGCTTTGCAGTTTAAGTGTACCATTCTCATTTCACCGCTTGGTAGTCTTAGTGTAGCAAATCCGCCTTCTTTAGCCATAAGTTGTGCGCCAACTCCGGCACTTCTTACAAGTATAGCTCCACGGCCTGCTCTAAGTTCTACTGCGTGTACTGTTGTACCTACTGGAATGTCTTTTAGTTCAAGAGCGTTACCTGGTTTGATATCAGCATGTTCGCCAGATTCGATTACATCGCCTACTTTTAATCCTTTTGGAGCTAGGATATATCTTTTTTCACCATCAGCATATGCTACTAGTGCGATATATGCGCTTCTGTTTGGATCGTATTCGATTGTTTGTACTCTTGCTGGAATATTATCTTTATCTCTTTTGAAGTCGATAATTCTATATCTTCTCTTAACTCCGCCGCCACGGAATCTTACTGTTGTTCTACCTGTATTGTTTCTACCAGCCTTGCTTTTAAGGTCTGTAGTTAGTGCCTTGTATGGCTTTGCTGTAGTAACTTCTTCAAAGGTACTTACTGACATATTTCTATGTCCGTTTGATGTTGGTTTTAATTTTCTAATAGCCATCTAAGTCCTCCTTATAGTCCGTCGAAGTATTCAATAGCTTGGCTATCTTCTGTTAGTTCAACGATAGCTTTTTTCCAGTCAGCTCTTTTACCATAACCATATCTGGTTCTAACTTTTTTACCTTTATAGTTCATGGTTCTTACTGATTTAACTTTTACGCCATCAAAGATTGCTTCTACTGCAGCTTTGATTTCTGGTTTATTAGCGTTTTTGTCTACTTCAAAAGTATATTTGTGTTCATCAAGCATTTCCATGCTTTTTTCTGTGATTATTGGTCTTTTGATTATTTGATAAGGTGCTTTCATTAGATAAATACCTCCTGAAGTTTAGCAATAGCGTCTTGTGTTATTACTAACTTGTCGTGTCTTACTAAATCATAAACATTTATTAATCTAGCTTCAGCTACTTCTACACCTTCGATGTTTCTAAATGATCTATATACTAATTCGTCTTTTTCAGCTGTTACTACATATGCTTTTCTGTCAGCATTTAAGGCTGTAAGTGCTGCTTTAGCTTCTTTTGTTTTAGCATTAGCTAGCTCTAGGCTATCTACTACTATTAACTCATTATCATTAAGTTTAGATGTAAGTACTGAGTAAAGTGCTTTTCTTCTTAATTTCTTTGCTAGTCTGTAGCTGTAGTCTCTTGGCTTTGGTGCAAATACAACACCACCACCTGTGTAGTGTGGAGCTCTTATAGAACCTTGACGAGCACGTCCTGTTCCTTTTTGTCTGAATGGCTTTCTTCCACCACCACGTACTTCAGCACGAGTCTTAGCTGATTGTGTACCTTGTCTTTTATTTGCTAGTTGGTTTTTGATTACTTCGTAAACTGCGTGTTCGCTTACTTTTGTAGCGAAGATTATTTCGTTTAGTTCAAGTTCGCCAACATTTTCTCCCTTAATATTTAAAATATTTACTTTAGGCATTTTATCCTCCTTAGTCTAGGCTTTTAATAGCTTGTTTAACTTCAACAAGTCCACCTTTAGGTCCTGGTACTCCGCCTTTTACTAAGATGTAGCTATCTTCAGCGTTAACTTTTACTAGCTTAACATTTTGGATAGTTACACGATCGTGTCCCATTTTTCCTGAACCTTTTCTACCCTTGAATACTCTTGATGGGTCAGAACCTGCTGCTCTAGCACCTGCTACTCTGTGAGATTTTGAACCGTGGCTTGCAGGACCTCTTCCGTAGTTCCATCTTTTGATAGCACCTTGAGTTCCCTTACCCTTTGAAATAGCAACTATATCTACTAGTTGGCCTTCTTCAAAGATGTCAACTGTGATTTTATCACCAGCTTTTAATTCGGTTTCTTCTTCACCAAGGTTGATTTCTTTTAGGTATCTCTTGTATGAAGCACCTGCCTTATCAAAGTGACCTCTGATTGGCTTTTTAACGTTCTTTTCTTTCTTGTCAACCGTTCCTACTTGGATAGCGTTGTATCCGTCTACGTCTTTTGTCTTAACTTGAACAACTACGTTCTCGTCAGCTTTTAGAACAGTAACAGGAGTAATAACTCCGTCTTCGTCGATGACTTGAGTCATGCCTACTTTTGTTGTAAATATACTCTTCATGAGTCCTCCTTAATTACAGCGGATTGATCAATCTAGTTAATCCTTATTAACCTTTAACCGTCAATCATCCTAATTACAGTTATAATTTAATCTCTATATCAACACCAGCTGGAAGATTTAACTTCTTTAGCGCATCTAATGTCTTAGCATTAGGTCCGATGATGTCGATAAGTCTTTTGTGAGTTCTTTGTTCAAACTGTTCTCTGGAATCTTTGTATTTGTGAACCGCTCTAAGAATTGTAATTCTTTCGATTTCTGTTGGTAATGGAATTGGTCCACTTACTTCTGCTCCGCTTCTTTTTACCGCTTCTACGATTTTCTCTGCTGAGCTATCGATAACTTCGTGATCGTAAGCTCTAAGTCTGATTCTTATCTTTTGTTGATTAGCCATTTTCCTCTCTCTTTCTTTTACGCCCGTCCGGGCGTTTGATAATTTTTGGAAATCGCTTAGGATTATTCCTAAGCTCGCTCTGTCAGAGTTTCCTTATGCATTGGCCTATACATAAGCAACATCTAACTTCAAAGCACTTATATATAATACGACAATTAAGCGTATTTCGCAAGTTTTTTTCTAGGTTTTACAATTCTTTTTATTTATTAATGAAAAAAAATAAAACACTAGTAAAAAACTCTGCTACTAAATATACCGGCTAGGATTTACTTTTCAAGTTATATACAAATATTTTTTATTATTCATTCCCTTCTTTATATATAGGATTAATGTGCTTATATTTTAAATATCTTAATATTGCCAATAAATTTTTTCTATGTTATGATTTTATTAACTTACATAAGGAGGTAATTATGAAAAACAAATTATTGCTATTGCTTTTAAGCGCTTCTATTTTAGCGTCTTGTCAAAATGACAATGCTGATAAAAAAGAAGAAGTTAAAAGCGAAGAAAATTCTCAAGAAAATTCTGAACAAAAACAACCAACTACCGATATAGCTTACAAAGAAGGCGAATACAAAGCTGTTGCCCAAGGTGTTGACGGTGATGTTGAAGTCATTGTTAAGCTTGGCAAGGATAAGATAGAGTCAATTGAAATCGGCGAGGAAAATGAAACAAGTGGTATTTGCGAAGCTGTCTATGAGACTATTCCTAAAGCTATAGTTGATAACCAATCTTTAGCAATCGACAATGTTTCCGGCGCAACAATCACATCTGCAGCTGTAAAAACTGCAGCAGCCAAGGCTATAGAAGAAGGATCATCAAAGGAAGTTGTTGATGCCCTTAAGAAAGCCCTCGTTCCTGTTGATGTAAAAGATGAAGAATTTGACTACGACGTAGTTGTAGCAGGTGGTGGTTTTAGCGGAATTGTATCTGCTTACAGAGCTGCTAGCAATGGTGCAAAAGTTGCCCTTATCGAAAAGAACGGCCTTCTAGGCGGTACATCAATCACAGCAAGTGGTAATATGCTTGCCGCTCCAACAGAAGCTGACAAGGAAACAATGAAAACAGGCTGGCTAAACAGGTCTTGGGCCCAAGATCTAAACCCAATCGACATGGAGATGCTTGATGCCCTTATAGATGTTTCACCAAAATTAATGCAAGTTTATGATGAAATCGGCGTCGATTACAGGACTGAACCAAGCGAAAAAGATGGGTCTATTACTGTAAAAATTAACCCAAATGAAAAATCTAAGAAAAACGCAGAAGCAATCACCATCCCATCTAAAAAAGCAAATGCCAAGGGTGCACCAAACCTTATCACAACCTTTGTTAAAAAATTAGAGGATTTGGGAGTTGATATTTACATAAATACTCCAGCTACAGAATTGATAAATGATGACGGAGTTATCAAAGGAGTAATTTCTGATTCTAAGACCGGCAAGAAAACCTTCAACGCTGACGCAGTAGTCCTTGCAACAGGCGACTACGCAAGAAACCCTGAAATGGATAAGGAATACAACAAGAGGGGTGCTGGTGAATATTCTGCATCTGCTATAGGCAACACCGGAGATGGCCACAAACTTGCCCTAGAAGCAGGTGGTGTAATGAACCCATTCCAAGAATCAATGTCAGGTGTATTTAACGCCAACCCACACGACTATCCAATGGTAGGCGATCCTACAAATGGTTATCCATTTGAAGCTATCCTTCTTAATATGGAAGGCAAAAGAGTATTCAAGGAAGACGGCGGTTCCCACCCACAAAAATTTGAATTCGTAAGAGAAGACGGACAAAATACTGCTTGGGCAATTATGGATAGCGAAATCGCTCCAAACCTTCCTCACTTGGAAGAATACCTAGAAAAAACTGCCAACAATGACAAAATTATCAGAGTTTACAAGGCAGATACTATTGAAGAATTAGCCAAGTTAATGGAACTTGACCCAGAAGTAGTCAAGAAAGAAGTAGACAGATACAACGAACTAGCCAAGGCTGGAGAAGATACAGACTTCGGTAAAGACCCTAAATTCCTCAAAGAATTTAAGGCAGAAGGTCCTTACTACGCGGCTTTGATGTACGATGCAACCCGTGGTGTTTTCGGCGGAATCAAAACCTCTCCAAGGGCTGAAGTTGTAGACAAAGATGGCCATGCAATCCCTGGACTTTATGCATCTGGTGTAATCTCATCAGGTCAATTCTTTGGTGACTTCTACCCAGGTAGACAAGCTATAGGTGTTGCAGGCTATATGGGTTATATAGCAGGTGAAAATGCAAGTGCCTTTGCAGATGAAAGTGTTGCAAATGACTTTGCAGATAAAGGCGATAAAAAATAAAAATAATTATGCAGTAAAATTAAAATACCCTCTTTGCACGAAAGCAAGGAGGGTATTTTTGTTAATGCAAGTAAACCAATGCCACGAGGTCATTCCGACAGATAGTTTACTTCGAGCAAAGTCGAGAAGATAGGAGGGATCTCACAAATTACAATTATTTAATTCTCTTTAGCAAATTATTTTCTTATATCTCCTATTTACCAAACATATGACCTATCTCTTTATAACCTATAAAATTTATTTGCTCTTATAAAATTTCATCCAAAGGCTAGCCGCAAGTGGAACTAAAAGCGAAGTCATAATCACAACAGTCCCCAATTGGGCGGAAGCCAAACTTTCATAAGGCTTCCAAGAAGGATCAAGATTAGCCACAAGGGTCGGTACAATAACAGAATTGCCTGCAGCTGTATAGGTCGAAATCGCAGCCCAACCCGGTCTCTTGTTGATAAAAATATCTGCCGGCAATGAAATAACAAAGGCAGCTCCAACAGTAAGAATTGATAAAACCAAACCTGGCAAACCACCCTTAAAGATAGACATTATATTAATCCCAGCCCCAATAGCAAAACCTAAAAAAGGCATGATATACATTTGGGTAGCTGCTAAAAATTCACAAAAATTTTTATCAATATTACCAAGAACAATCCCAACAAGCAAGGGTAGACACAAATCTAAAATCGAAGTTGGAGTAATATCTGCAATCCCAAGCATAGACAGGGTCAAAAAAGTAAAAATCGGCACAGATATTATTGCAGTAATAGCCGCACTCGCCACATCATATTCATCCCCATAATCAGAAATAAGGCCAATAAAAAGTGCATTGTTATGGTTAGAAATCGCCGCTATAAAAGCAAGAGCAGAAATCCCAAGAAATCCATCTCTACCAAAAGATTTAAAAAATAAAAATCCCAAAACAATAGCAGTAAGCCATTTTGCCAAAAATAAAACTAGCCCCCTCTTAAGGGCAAGCTCAAGCCTCTTAAAAGTAAGCTGGCTACCAACAGCAACCAGAGTCACATCAATCAAAGCATTAAGACCTTCCTTGCTAGAAATAGCCGCCGTCATGGGCCCAACCTGTAAAAACCCAGGAACAAAAGTATTCAAAATAGAAGCCAAAAACATAGGCGCCACAATAATCCCCGCCGGCACCCTCTTAAAAAATCTAGAAATCATAATCCCCTCCGTGATAGGGTTATTATACCTAAGTATAAAAATACAGTTAATTTTTTTATTAAAACACTAAATGAGCATTTGCAATTGTACATATATTAAATATTAAAAAAGATTCAACAACCATGTACTTAATAAAAATAATCATTAAAAATAAGGCTGAAATAGACCCAATTTTCTAGATAACTATCTAATATCTTTAAACCCAATTCGATAACCGACTTTAAAGTATTAATACTATATATTATATTTTTCAAAGATCTTGAGTTTATATAATAATATTTTTTCTAAATATTTTGTTTATG
This genomic window from Anaerococcus murdochii contains:
- the rpsS gene encoding 30S ribosomal protein S19; its protein translation is MARSLKKGPFVDDHLMKKIDELNEKNEKKVIRTWSRRSTIFPEFVEHTIAVHDGRKHVPIYITEDMVGHKLGEFVPTRTFRGHAKKATEMKSKMR
- the rplD gene encoding 50S ribosomal protein L4 — protein: MPKVNILNIKGENVGELELNEIIFATKVSEHAVYEVIKNQLANKRQGTQSAKTRAEVRGGGRKPFRQKGTGRARQGSIRAPHYTGGGVVFAPKPRDYSYRLAKKLRRKALYSVLTSKLNDNELIVVDSLELANAKTKEAKAALTALNADRKAYVVTAEKDELVYRSFRNIEGVEVAEARLINVYDLVRHDKLVITQDAIAKLQEVFI
- the rplW gene encoding 50S ribosomal protein L23; this encodes MKAPYQIIKRPIITEKSMEMLDEHKYTFEVDKNANKPEIKAAVEAIFDGVKVKSVRTMNYKGKKVRTRYGYGKRADWKKAIVELTEDSQAIEYFDGL
- the rplV gene encoding 50S ribosomal protein L22 — its product is MKVQAIAKYQRISPLKVNYIAREIRGKQVDEALNILRFTNKKGARLLEEVLKSAIANAENNDGLDREDLYVEKAYANDAPTMKRYRPKAKGAAYPILKRSSHIGVVLADIEER
- a CDS encoding 2-keto-3-deoxygluconate permease, giving the protein MISRFFKRVPAGIIVAPMFLASILNTFVPGFLQVGPMTAAISSKEGLNALIDVTLVAVGSQLTFKRLELALKRGLVLFLAKWLTAIVLGFLFFKSFGRDGFLGISALAFIAAISNHNNALFIGLISDYGDEYDVASAAITAIISVPIFTFLTLSMLGIADITPTSILDLCLPLLVGIVLGNIDKNFCEFLAATQMYIMPFLGFAIGAGINIMSIFKGGLPGLVLSILTVGAAFVISLPADIFINKRPGWAAISTYTAAGNSVIVPTLVANLDPSWKPYESLASAQLGTVVIMTSLLVPLAASLWMKFYKSK
- the rpsC gene encoding 30S ribosomal protein S3, translating into MGQKVNPKGYRVGVIRDWDSKWFADKKDFSDLLVEDVKIREFIKKTAFEAGIADIEIERAVNNLKITIFTGKPGMVIGRGGVGVEELKAKIEKIAPGKRIIINVEEIKYQDLSAQLVAENIANQLENRIAFRRAMKQSIQRTMRAGAKGIKTMVSGRVGGADMARSEGYSEGTIPLQTLRANIDYGFAEADTEYGKIGCKVWIYKGEVLPGEKAEREPKLAAPQNNRRKKRNNRRPNRNNQGQN
- the rplC gene encoding 50S ribosomal protein L3 codes for the protein MKSIFTTKVGMTQVIDEDGVITPVTVLKADENVVVQVKTKDVDGYNAIQVGTVDKKEKNVKKPIRGHFDKAGASYKRYLKEINLGEEETELKAGDKITVDIFEEGQLVDIVAISKGKGTQGAIKRWNYGRGPASHGSKSHRVAGARAAGSDPSRVFKGRKGSGKMGHDRVTIQNVKLVKVNAEDSYILVKGGVPGPKGGLVEVKQAIKSLD
- the rplB gene encoding 50S ribosomal protein L2, yielding MAIRKLKPTSNGHRNMSVSTFEEVTTAKPYKALTTDLKSKAGRNNTGRTTVRFRGGGVKRRYRIIDFKRDKDNIPARVQTIEYDPNRSAYIALVAYADGEKRYILAPKGLKVGDVIESGEHADIKPGNALELKDIPVGTTVHAVELRAGRGAILVRSAGVGAQLMAKEGGFATLRLPSGEMRMVHLNCKATIGTVGNSEHELIRVGKAGKSRYKGKRPHVRGSVMNPVDHPHGGGEGRAPIGRPAPMTPWGKKAIGVKTRNKKKQSSAYIVRRRNEK
- the rpsJ gene encoding 30S ribosomal protein S10, whose amino-acid sequence is MANQQKIRIRLRAYDHEVIDSSAEKIVEAVKRSGAEVSGPIPLPTEIERITILRAVHKYKDSREQFEQRTHKRLIDIIGPNAKTLDALKKLNLPAGVDIEIKL
- a CDS encoding FAD-dependent oxidoreductase, which codes for MKNKLLLLLLSASILASCQNDNADKKEEVKSEENSQENSEQKQPTTDIAYKEGEYKAVAQGVDGDVEVIVKLGKDKIESIEIGEENETSGICEAVYETIPKAIVDNQSLAIDNVSGATITSAAVKTAAAKAIEEGSSKEVVDALKKALVPVDVKDEEFDYDVVVAGGGFSGIVSAYRAASNGAKVALIEKNGLLGGTSITASGNMLAAPTEADKETMKTGWLNRSWAQDLNPIDMEMLDALIDVSPKLMQVYDEIGVDYRTEPSEKDGSITVKINPNEKSKKNAEAITIPSKKANAKGAPNLITTFVKKLEDLGVDIYINTPATELINDDGVIKGVISDSKTGKKTFNADAVVLATGDYARNPEMDKEYNKRGAGEYSASAIGNTGDGHKLALEAGGVMNPFQESMSGVFNANPHDYPMVGDPTNGYPFEAILLNMEGKRVFKEDGGSHPQKFEFVREDGQNTAWAIMDSEIAPNLPHLEEYLEKTANNDKIIRVYKADTIEELAKLMELDPEVVKKEVDRYNELAKAGEDTDFGKDPKFLKEFKAEGPYYAALMYDATRGVFGGIKTSPRAEVVDKDGHAIPGLYASGVISSGQFFGDFYPGRQAIGVAGYMGYIAGENASAFADESVANDFADKGDKK